Proteins encoded within one genomic window of Longimicrobiales bacterium:
- a CDS encoding LptE family protein, with translation MLLLTSAACYSFSGGGGFPNDVRTVFIEPFENTTPQFDLELQVYNHLQETLPRQLGLRPASETSADAIVRGRILRYDDRAQSNPINDPSRPLVHVVEIAVAVEIIDVKRNVILWDASSLTAQGEYRPESGSEEQGRVIAIEQLAQRILDGAQQQW, from the coding sequence GTGCTGCTGCTCACTTCGGCGGCGTGCTACAGCTTCTCCGGTGGCGGCGGCTTTCCCAACGACGTCCGCACCGTCTTCATCGAGCCCTTCGAGAACACCACTCCGCAGTTCGACCTCGAGCTGCAGGTCTACAACCATCTTCAGGAAACGCTGCCGCGCCAGCTCGGGCTGAGGCCGGCCAGCGAGACGTCCGCGGACGCGATCGTGCGCGGCCGCATCCTGCGCTACGACGATCGTGCGCAGAGCAATCCCATCAACGACCCGAGCCGCCCCCTCGTCCACGTCGTCGAGATCGCGGTGGCCGTGGAGATCATCGACGTGAAACGCAACGTCATTCTGTGGGACGCAAGCAGTCTCACGGCGCAGGGCGAGTACCGTCCGGAATCCGGCAGTGAGGAGCAGGGACGGGTGATCGCGATCGAGCAGCTCGCGCAGCGGATCCTGGACGGGGCGCAGCAGCAATGGTAG
- a CDS encoding peptidylprolyl isomerase, whose protein sequence is MRLRPELLLVLALACGPARVTTAPAVRPAPLDESAIARVAALLEMQDRRVLDVALLTGSLADASPVVREQAALAGGRIGDVAAAGPLRDALGDDDVQVAAAAAFALGELNDSSRATMEALASAASPVGWSRPEVAAEAAHALGMIGPSSAPVHLWPALTGDAPSFVLHEALLAIWRLPRSDEAVNVVLDHLDSQDPETRWRAAYALMRLSAPDAVQRLIAAMADPDHRVRVNAARALSAVDADSAGVRAASQQALRAALVDPHPHVVIQAARTLAGYHDGSDVHAIAGLLDAADRNVATAAASALGELGASNAEDALRAVVSAESRPLSLRAAALAALLQVESGGALAIADQWSASEQWLVRFYAARALGGASWPSSAGVLERLVRDADARVATEALTSAAAAAGSGSAAYRWFVEGLAAPDVMVRAAAARGMGRAPRPTDLPLLLQAYERSAQDSLTDAAVAAVEALGALRETGSPVERSFFVRFSPARSAIVRRAVATHIGSGWGAAAPVETERTTEEYRAVVRALVVPALAGTSPRARIVTERGAIVLELAPVEAPLKVANFLDLIRSGYYASAPLRWHRVVPNFVLQDGDVRGDGNGGPAHAIRDEMNRLRYGRGTLGMALSGPDTGGSQFFITHSPQPHLDGGYTVFGRVVGGMDIADAIAQDDAILAIEVMP, encoded by the coding sequence ATGCGCCTGCGTCCTGAGCTGCTGCTGGTCCTGGCGCTCGCCTGTGGCCCCGCACGCGTCACGACTGCGCCCGCCGTGCGTCCCGCGCCACTCGACGAGAGTGCGATTGCGCGCGTCGCCGCACTGCTCGAAATGCAGGACCGTCGCGTGCTCGACGTCGCGCTGCTCACGGGCTCGCTGGCGGATGCGAGCCCCGTCGTGCGGGAGCAGGCAGCGCTCGCCGGCGGCCGTATCGGCGATGTCGCGGCCGCGGGTCCGCTTCGGGACGCGCTCGGCGATGACGACGTCCAGGTCGCTGCTGCAGCCGCATTCGCACTCGGTGAACTGAACGACTCCAGCCGTGCGACCATGGAAGCGCTCGCGTCCGCTGCATCGCCCGTGGGATGGTCGCGCCCGGAGGTGGCTGCGGAGGCGGCGCACGCGCTCGGGATGATCGGGCCGTCGTCTGCACCCGTGCACCTGTGGCCGGCACTCACCGGAGACGCTCCGTCGTTCGTTCTGCACGAAGCACTGCTCGCGATCTGGCGGCTGCCGCGCAGCGACGAAGCGGTAAACGTCGTCCTGGACCACCTCGACAGCCAGGACCCGGAGACGCGCTGGCGCGCTGCCTATGCACTGATGCGATTGAGTGCGCCGGACGCGGTGCAGCGGCTGATCGCGGCCATGGCCGATCCGGACCACCGGGTGCGGGTGAACGCGGCACGGGCGCTTAGCGCGGTGGATGCCGATTCGGCTGGCGTGCGTGCGGCGTCGCAGCAGGCGCTGCGCGCTGCACTGGTCGATCCGCACCCTCACGTCGTCATCCAGGCCGCTCGTACGCTTGCCGGCTACCACGATGGCTCGGACGTGCACGCGATCGCCGGTCTGCTGGATGCCGCGGACCGCAACGTGGCGACCGCGGCGGCCAGTGCACTGGGCGAGCTCGGCGCATCGAATGCCGAGGACGCATTGCGCGCTGTCGTGAGCGCGGAGTCCCGGCCGCTCAGCCTGCGTGCCGCCGCGCTTGCGGCCCTCCTGCAGGTCGAGTCCGGTGGCGCGCTCGCGATCGCGGATCAGTGGAGCGCCAGTGAGCAGTGGCTGGTACGATTCTACGCGGCGCGCGCGTTGGGCGGCGCGTCCTGGCCGTCGTCGGCCGGGGTGCTGGAGCGGCTGGTACGCGATGCCGATGCGCGCGTGGCGACGGAAGCACTCACGTCCGCCGCCGCGGCTGCCGGGAGCGGCAGCGCCGCATACCGCTGGTTCGTCGAAGGACTGGCCGCACCTGACGTCATGGTGCGCGCCGCGGCAGCGCGTGGGATGGGACGCGCACCGCGCCCGACGGATCTGCCCCTGCTGCTCCAGGCGTATGAGCGCAGCGCACAGGACTCGCTCACGGATGCTGCAGTCGCAGCGGTGGAGGCGCTGGGCGCCCTGCGCGAGACCGGCAGCCCCGTCGAGCGATCCTTCTTCGTGCGGTTCTCTCCTGCGCGCAGCGCGATCGTCCGTCGCGCGGTGGCGACCCACATCGGGTCCGGCTGGGGCGCAGCGGCTCCGGTCGAAACGGAGAGAACGACCGAGGAGTACCGTGCGGTCGTGCGCGCCCTGGTCGTGCCTGCGCTTGCCGGCACGAGCCCGCGCGCGCGCATCGTGACGGAGCGCGGCGCCATCGTGCTCGAGCTCGCACCGGTCGAGGCGCCGCTCAAGGTCGCGAACTTCCTCGACCTGATCCGCTCGGGCTACTACGCAAGTGCTCCGCTGCGCTGGCATCGCGTGGTCCCGAATTTCGTGCTCCAGGACGGGGACGTGCGCGGTGACGGCAACGGCGGGCCGGCCCACGCGATCAGGGACGAGATGAACCGCCTGCGCTACGGGCGCGGCACACTGGGGATGGCGCTCTCCGGGCCCGACACGGGCGGGAGCCAGTTCTTCATTACCCACTCGCCGCAACCGCACCTCGATGGCGGCTACACGGTTTTCGGCCGGGTCGTCGGGGGGATGGACATCGCGGACGCAATCGCGCAGGATGATGCAATCCTGGCAATCGAGGTAATGCCCTGA
- a CDS encoding thioesterase family protein: MKQGESRFRVRYVESDQMGVVHHSNYIIWFEQGRTDYMREIGVDYADVERDGIFLAVAEMHIRYGAPARYGDEVRVLTRIERVQSRAVTFAYEVLRAGDDDRLASGYTRLIAMDTSGVARRLPESLLARFADVVHAPAS, translated from the coding sequence ATGAAGCAGGGTGAATCGCGCTTTCGCGTCCGCTACGTCGAAAGCGATCAGATGGGCGTGGTGCACCATTCCAACTACATCATCTGGTTCGAGCAGGGCCGCACCGATTACATGCGCGAGATCGGCGTCGACTATGCCGACGTCGAGCGTGACGGCATCTTCCTCGCCGTCGCCGAGATGCACATCCGCTACGGCGCGCCCGCCCGCTACGGCGACGAGGTCCGTGTGCTGACGCGGATCGAGCGCGTCCAGTCCCGTGCCGTGACCTTCGCCTACGAGGTGCTCCGCGCCGGCGACGACGACCGCCTGGCGAGCGGCTACACCCGGCTGATCGCGATGGACACCAGCGGCGTGGCTCGCAGACTTCCCGAGTCCCTCCTTGCCCGCTTCGCGGACGTGGTGCATGCGCCTGCGTCCTGA
- a CDS encoding aldehyde dehydrogenase family protein — MSIAEIFRTLEYGPAPESTTAAEAWLDGHGRRFGHYVDGAWREAADTFETTNPARNEPLAQVAQGTPEDVAAAVAAARAALPAWRALPGHVRARWLYAIARHVQKHARMFAVLESLDNGKPIRESRDIDVPLVARHFYHHAGWAQLLDEEFAGHEPVGVVGQIIPWNFPLLMLAWKIAPALAAGNTVVLKPAEYTPLTALRFAELCSEIGLPPGVVNVVTGDGDTGAALVAHPDVDKIAFTGSTDVGRIIRTATAGTGKKLSLELGGKSPFVVFEDADLDSVVEGVVDAIWFNQGQVCCAGSRILAQEGIAERLVAKLRARMEALRVGDPLDKGVDIGAIVAPVQLERIESLVQQGVDEGATMWQPSWRCPQEGCFYPPTLFTDVAPAATIAQVEIFGPVVVLMTFRTPDEAVELANNTRYGLAASVWTESVNLALDIAPRIRAGTVWINCTNQFDAASGFGGYRESGFGREGGREGMYEYLRPRWERAARDGARTTRSSEQAEAAAAQPPIATAAGDGSLPPIDRTPKLYIGGRQARPDQGYSLAVRGADGAVIGDVAHGNRKDIRNAVEAAHAARAWSSTTAHNRAQVLYYVAENLAARAAELADRLRAGDPAPRDADEEVARSVERLFQAAAYADKYDGRVHPTPFRNVTLAMPEPIGVLGIVCTDEAPLLGLVSAIAPAIAMGNRVVVVPSERAPLAATDLYQVLDTSDVPGGTVNIVTGRRAELAPVLAAHDDVDGIWYFPADGGAAEVERLSAGNMKRTWCAHGVQRDWYDAEQGSGREFLRQATQVKNIWVPYGE, encoded by the coding sequence GTGAGCATCGCCGAGATCTTCCGCACGCTCGAGTACGGCCCCGCGCCCGAGAGCACGACCGCCGCCGAGGCCTGGCTCGATGGGCATGGCCGCCGCTTCGGCCACTACGTCGATGGCGCCTGGCGAGAGGCCGCGGACACGTTCGAAACGACCAATCCCGCACGCAACGAGCCGCTCGCGCAGGTCGCGCAAGGGACGCCGGAGGACGTGGCCGCGGCCGTTGCCGCGGCGCGGGCTGCACTGCCGGCCTGGCGGGCACTGCCCGGCCATGTCCGCGCGCGCTGGCTGTACGCGATCGCACGCCACGTCCAGAAGCACGCGCGCATGTTCGCCGTGCTGGAGTCGCTGGACAACGGCAAGCCGATCCGCGAGTCGCGTGACATCGACGTCCCCCTCGTCGCACGCCATTTCTATCATCACGCCGGCTGGGCGCAGCTCCTGGACGAAGAGTTCGCCGGCCATGAGCCAGTGGGTGTCGTAGGGCAGATCATCCCGTGGAATTTCCCGCTGCTCATGCTGGCGTGGAAGATCGCGCCCGCACTCGCGGCCGGTAACACCGTCGTGCTCAAGCCCGCGGAGTACACCCCGCTCACTGCGCTGCGCTTCGCTGAGCTGTGCAGCGAGATCGGACTGCCACCCGGCGTGGTCAACGTCGTCACCGGCGACGGCGACACCGGCGCGGCACTGGTCGCGCACCCCGATGTCGACAAGATCGCGTTCACCGGGTCGACGGATGTCGGCCGCATCATCCGCACGGCAACCGCCGGCACGGGGAAGAAGCTGTCCCTCGAGCTGGGCGGCAAATCGCCCTTCGTCGTCTTCGAGGACGCGGACCTGGACAGCGTCGTGGAAGGTGTGGTCGATGCGATCTGGTTCAACCAGGGACAGGTCTGCTGTGCCGGCTCGCGCATCCTCGCGCAGGAGGGGATCGCGGAGCGGCTCGTCGCGAAGCTGCGTGCGCGCATGGAAGCACTCCGGGTCGGTGACCCGCTCGACAAGGGTGTGGACATCGGCGCGATCGTGGCGCCCGTGCAATTGGAGCGCATCGAATCGCTCGTGCAGCAGGGCGTGGACGAGGGCGCAACGATGTGGCAGCCGTCCTGGCGCTGCCCGCAGGAGGGGTGCTTCTATCCGCCGACCCTCTTCACCGATGTTGCGCCCGCGGCGACCATCGCGCAGGTGGAGATATTCGGACCGGTCGTCGTGCTGATGACGTTCCGCACCCCCGACGAAGCGGTCGAGCTGGCGAACAACACGCGCTACGGCCTTGCGGCCTCCGTCTGGACGGAGAGCGTGAACCTCGCGCTGGACATCGCACCGCGCATCAGGGCGGGCACCGTCTGGATCAACTGCACCAACCAGTTCGATGCGGCGTCCGGGTTCGGCGGCTACCGCGAAAGCGGATTCGGCCGCGAGGGCGGGCGCGAGGGAATGTACGAGTACCTGCGGCCGCGCTGGGAGCGTGCAGCACGCGACGGGGCGAGGACGACGCGGTCGTCGGAGCAGGCAGAGGCCGCGGCTGCGCAGCCCCCGATCGCGACAGCCGCAGGTGACGGTTCGCTGCCGCCCATCGATCGCACGCCCAAGCTCTACATCGGCGGCAGGCAGGCACGGCCCGACCAGGGGTACAGCCTCGCCGTGCGGGGGGCTGACGGTGCAGTGATCGGTGACGTCGCGCACGGGAACCGCAAGGACATCCGCAACGCGGTCGAGGCCGCGCACGCAGCACGCGCATGGTCGAGCACCACCGCGCACAACCGTGCGCAGGTGCTCTACTACGTTGCCGAGAACCTGGCAGCGCGCGCCGCCGAGCTCGCGGACCGGCTGCGAGCGGGCGATCCCGCACCGCGCGACGCCGACGAGGAGGTCGCACGCTCCGTCGAGCGGTTGTTCCAGGCCGCCGCATACGCGGACAAGTACGACGGGCGCGTGCACCCGACGCCGTTCCGCAATGTCACTCTCGCCATGCCCGAACCGATCGGCGTGCTCGGCATCGTCTGCACGGACGAGGCGCCGCTGCTGGGGCTGGTGAGCGCGATCGCCCCCGCCATTGCCATGGGCAACCGCGTCGTGGTCGTTCCCTCGGAGCGCGCTCCGCTTGCGGCCACCGATCTCTACCAGGTGCTCGACACCTCCGACGTGCCCGGAGGCACGGTGAACATCGTGACCGGTCGTCGTGCCGAGCTCGCGCCCGTCCTCGCAGCGCACGACGACGTGGACGGTATCTGGTACTTCCCGGCGGATGGCGGCGCGGCCGAGGTGGAACGCCTTTCCGCGGGCAACATGAAGCGGACCTGGTGCGCACACGGCGTGCAGCGCGACTGGTACGACGCGGAGCAGGGAAGCGGTCGTGAGTTCCTGCGTCAGGCGACGCAGGTCAAGAACATCTGGGTTCCATACGGCGAATGA
- the deoC gene encoding deoxyribose-phosphate aldolase codes for MAPAEVTKAPVRPAASPTGHARNPGFPLELDWIRDVRVNRSAVERRSATIGTRRSVKKDWQAAWLLRAITLIDLTTLSGDDTRGTVLRLCAKARHPVRADLLEALGATGLPIRTAAVCVYHAWVETAVAALHGSDIPVAAVSTGFPAGLSPFPQRLAEIRASVDAGAQEIDVVITRAHVLTGNWEALYDEVRAFRAACGDAHMKTILATGELGMLRNVARASLVCMMGGADFVKTSTGKEPVNATLPVSLVMARTIREYLERTGHQVGFKPAGGIRTAKHAIEWMLLIREELGTRWLQPDLFRFGASSLLGDIERQLEHHVTGRYSAAWRHPMA; via the coding sequence ATGGCCCCTGCTGAAGTGACAAAGGCGCCCGTGCGCCCGGCCGCGTCGCCCACCGGGCACGCACGCAACCCGGGGTTCCCGCTGGAGCTCGACTGGATCCGTGACGTGCGCGTGAACCGCAGCGCGGTCGAGCGGCGGTCGGCCACGATCGGCACGCGTCGCAGCGTGAAGAAGGACTGGCAGGCCGCGTGGCTGCTGCGGGCCATCACGCTGATCGACCTGACCACGCTGTCCGGCGACGACACGCGCGGCACCGTGCTGCGTCTCTGCGCCAAGGCTCGTCATCCGGTGCGCGCCGACCTGCTCGAGGCGCTCGGCGCAACCGGGCTGCCGATCCGGACCGCCGCAGTCTGCGTCTACCACGCGTGGGTCGAGACGGCGGTAGCGGCGCTGCATGGCTCCGACATCCCGGTTGCAGCCGTGTCCACGGGTTTTCCCGCGGGGCTGTCCCCCTTTCCGCAGCGGCTGGCCGAGATCCGCGCATCCGTCGATGCGGGCGCGCAGGAGATCGACGTCGTGATCACCCGCGCGCACGTGCTCACCGGCAACTGGGAAGCGCTCTACGACGAGGTGCGTGCGTTTCGCGCGGCATGCGGCGACGCGCACATGAAGACGATTCTCGCGACCGGCGAGCTCGGCATGCTGCGCAACGTTGCGCGCGCGAGCCTCGTGTGCATGATGGGCGGCGCCGACTTCGTGAAGACGTCGACGGGCAAGGAGCCGGTGAACGCGACGCTGCCCGTCTCGCTCGTGATGGCGCGCACGATCCGGGAGTATCTCGAGCGCACTGGCCACCAGGTCGGCTTCAAGCCGGCCGGCGGGATCCGCACCGCGAAGCACGCCATCGAGTGGATGCTGCTGATCAGGGAGGAGCTGGGCACGCGCTGGCTCCAGCCCGACCTGTTCCGGTTCGGCGCGAGCTCGCTGCTGGGCGACATCGAGCGCCAGCTCGAGCACCACGTGACCGGCCGCTATTCGGCGGCGTGGCGTCACCCCATGGCCTGA
- a CDS encoding UDP-2,3-diacylglucosamine diphosphatase translates to MSKPDLIVSDLHLGGVPDETERRFLRFLERQAANARALLIAGDLFDFWFEYRTVIPGRHFRVLAALSELVEAGVPVTLAGGNHDAWGGRFLRDEVGVAFHDRPFRTTIAGKPALVAHGDGLGSGDLRYRFLKSVVRSPLTIGVFRWLHPDLGIRLAQAVSRTEGRETDDAMRGRAAFIRDWALAQLAAEPDLRYVVCGHSHLPDLVEADAGRWYLNAGDWINHFTYIEVPPDGAPRLAHWEEPGTSPHHAARP, encoded by the coding sequence ATGAGCAAACCCGATTTGATCGTCAGCGATCTGCACCTGGGCGGCGTGCCGGACGAGACGGAGCGCCGGTTTCTCCGCTTCCTCGAGCGGCAGGCGGCGAACGCGCGCGCGCTGCTGATCGCCGGTGATCTCTTCGACTTCTGGTTCGAGTACCGGACCGTCATTCCCGGCCGGCACTTCCGCGTGCTGGCGGCGCTTTCGGAACTGGTCGAGGCGGGGGTGCCGGTCACGCTCGCGGGGGGCAACCACGACGCCTGGGGCGGCCGTTTCCTGCGGGACGAGGTCGGCGTCGCGTTCCACGACCGGCCGTTTCGCACGACGATCGCCGGCAAGCCGGCTCTGGTCGCGCATGGCGATGGACTCGGCAGCGGCGACCTGCGGTATCGGTTCCTCAAGTCGGTAGTCCGCTCGCCTCTCACGATCGGCGTCTTTCGCTGGCTGCATCCCGACCTGGGCATCCGTCTGGCGCAGGCGGTCTCGCGCACCGAGGGGCGCGAGACGGACGATGCGATGCGGGGGCGCGCCGCGTTCATCCGGGACTGGGCCCTCGCCCAGCTGGCGGCCGAACCCGACCTCCGCTACGTGGTGTGCGGTCACTCGCACCTGCCCGATCTCGTGGAGGCGGATGCCGGGCGGTGGTACCTCAACGCCGGCGACTGGATCAACCACTTCACGTACATCGAGGTCCCGCCGGATGGCGCGCCACGGCTCGCGCACTGGGAGGAGCCGGGCACGAGCCCGCATCACGCGGCCCGGCCGTAG
- the murI gene encoding glutamate racemase: protein MSANLPIGVFDSGIGGLTVVRELVHRLPNESILYFGDTARVPYGSKSAETVRRYSQEAAAFLMSRGVKAVVIACNTATAHAGDVLARTLPVPVLGVIEPGARAAVAATRTGRIGVIGTAGTIGSGAYDLAVRRKLEDARVYAQPCPLFVPLVEEGWMSDDAARLVAGQYLRPLQEMDVDVLILGCTHYPLMRPLLSELMGPAVTLVDSAEETAREVEERLGREGLLRTIDAPPEYTFVASDSPLRFRDVGRAFVGDILRSVERVDVEGYGRAA, encoded by the coding sequence ATGAGCGCCAATCTCCCCATCGGCGTCTTCGATTCGGGCATCGGCGGCCTTACCGTGGTGCGCGAGCTGGTGCACCGCCTGCCCAACGAATCCATCCTCTATTTCGGCGACACTGCGCGCGTGCCGTACGGCTCCAAGTCTGCCGAGACCGTGCGCCGCTACTCGCAGGAGGCAGCGGCGTTCCTGATGTCGCGCGGTGTGAAGGCGGTGGTCATCGCGTGCAACACGGCCACCGCGCATGCGGGAGACGTGCTCGCGCGCACACTGCCCGTCCCGGTGCTCGGCGTGATCGAGCCAGGCGCCCGCGCCGCCGTGGCAGCCACGCGCACGGGACGCATCGGGGTGATCGGCACGGCCGGCACGATCGGCTCGGGCGCCTACGACCTGGCCGTCCGCCGCAAGCTCGAGGACGCGCGCGTGTATGCACAGCCCTGCCCGCTCTTTGTACCGCTGGTCGAGGAGGGGTGGATGAGCGATGACGCTGCGCGACTCGTCGCCGGGCAGTACCTGCGCCCGCTGCAGGAGATGGACGTCGACGTCCTGATTCTCGGCTGCACGCACTACCCGCTCATGCGTCCGCTGTTGAGCGAACTGATGGGGCCCGCGGTGACACTCGTCGATTCTGCGGAGGAGACGGCGCGTGAGGTGGAGGAGCGACTGGGCCGGGAGGGTCTGCTGCGTACCATCGATGCACCCCCCGAGTACACCTTCGTCGCCAGCGACTCGCCGCTGCGCTTCCGCGATGTCGGCCGCGCGTTCGTCGGCGACATCCTGCGCAGCGTGGAGCGGGTGGACGTGGAAGGCTACGGCCGGGCCGCGTGA
- a CDS encoding DUF5683 domain-containing protein, which translates to MRRTCRLLLASVLAFGGAGTAAAQEPVPRDTAAVRADTSATTTVPQAVGPRAPAPVDTTRHGPSPRGALLRSLVVPGWGQLAAGAYVRGPIYMTIGVTSWGMLGKTIRKLGDAEDRRDAAVTAAVDSLMTLVREDSLIAEQLKDPIAFREAVMGDSLVAHRTSLVEARRQQRQDWIAYTLFFTFLNALDAYVAAHLADFPGELDVQRRADGGVAVGMRLALPARRE; encoded by the coding sequence ATGCGACGTACCTGCCGTCTGCTCCTTGCATCGGTCCTCGCCTTCGGTGGCGCAGGCACAGCGGCCGCCCAGGAGCCGGTCCCGCGCGACACCGCCGCGGTGCGCGCCGACACGTCCGCCACGACAACGGTGCCACAGGCCGTGGGGCCGCGTGCGCCCGCTCCCGTGGACACGACGCGGCACGGGCCGAGCCCGCGCGGCGCTCTGCTGCGCTCACTCGTAGTGCCGGGCTGGGGGCAGCTCGCTGCAGGCGCGTACGTGCGCGGCCCGATCTACATGACGATCGGCGTGACGAGCTGGGGCATGCTCGGCAAGACGATCAGGAAGCTGGGCGACGCGGAGGACCGACGGGACGCCGCCGTCACGGCGGCAGTCGACTCGCTGATGACGCTGGTCAGGGAGGACTCGCTGATCGCGGAGCAGCTCAAGGATCCGATCGCGTTCCGCGAGGCGGTCATGGGAGATTCGCTGGTCGCCCACCGCACCAGCCTGGTCGAGGCACGCCGGCAGCAGCGCCAGGACTGGATTGCGTACACCCTGTTCTTCACGTTCCTGAACGCGCTGGATGCGTACGTCGCTGCGCACCTGGCGGATTTCCCGGGGGAGCTCGATGTCCAGCGGCGTGCGGATGGCGGCGTTGCAGTCGGCATGCGGCTCGCCCTGCCTGCGCGACGGGAATGA
- a CDS encoding diacylglycerol kinase family protein gives MISHSQSAAAQPASADARRIQVVLNPTARSGAAAAVRAEIARALEARGVSWTRVDTSGPGHAVEIARRAALEGAPVVVAVGGDGTVHEVANGLLRARAEREHDTALGIIPCGTGNDFAHMVAGITTREAAYDALVHGRTRQVDAGVVEWDGGAEYFVNAMGTGMDVEVVRQLRKTSRLPGALIYLGAVLRTLRVFRPVPLRMEGDGTVVDRPAYVTAICNGSRIAGGLRICPDSVPDDGALDACFVQELPWHQIPATLLGVLRGTHGRMPWVRMLRAPSFTLAVPAGTHLFFQLDGELRDAGSAHVLRVSTVPGALRVVSAIPVEG, from the coding sequence GTGATCAGCCACTCACAATCCGCTGCGGCGCAGCCCGCATCCGCTGACGCACGCCGCATCCAGGTGGTGCTGAATCCGACCGCCCGCAGTGGTGCCGCGGCCGCGGTGCGCGCGGAGATCGCCCGTGCTCTCGAGGCGCGCGGCGTCTCGTGGACACGGGTCGACACGTCCGGCCCCGGCCACGCCGTCGAGATCGCGAGGCGTGCCGCACTGGAGGGCGCACCCGTCGTGGTCGCGGTCGGCGGTGACGGCACGGTGCACGAGGTCGCGAACGGGTTGCTGCGCGCACGTGCGGAACGCGAGCATGACACCGCGCTCGGCATCATACCGTGCGGCACCGGCAACGATTTCGCGCACATGGTGGCGGGGATCACCACGCGGGAGGCCGCATACGACGCACTGGTGCACGGCCGTACGCGCCAGGTCGACGCCGGCGTGGTCGAGTGGGACGGCGGTGCCGAGTACTTCGTCAATGCGATGGGTACCGGCATGGACGTCGAGGTCGTGCGCCAGCTCAGAAAGACGAGTCGGCTGCCCGGTGCCCTCATCTATCTCGGAGCCGTGCTGCGTACGCTGCGGGTGTTCCGTCCGGTCCCGCTCCGGATGGAGGGCGATGGCACGGTGGTCGACCGCCCGGCATACGTGACGGCGATCTGCAACGGGAGCCGCATAGCCGGTGGGTTGCGCATCTGTCCGGACAGCGTTCCCGACGATGGCGCGCTGGACGCGTGTTTCGTCCAGGAGCTTCCCTGGCACCAGATTCCCGCGACGCTGCTCGGCGTGCTGCGGGGAACGCACGGCCGCATGCCGTGGGTACGAATGCTGCGCGCGCCGTCGTTCACGCTCGCCGTGCCCGCCGGCACGCATCTCTTCTTTCAGCTCGACGGCGAGCTGCGCGATGCGGGCAGCGCACATGTGCTGCGCGTGTCCACGGTGCCCGGCGCACTGCGCGTCGTCAGCGCCATCCCGGTGGAAGGATGA